Sequence from the Chitinispirillum alkaliphilum genome:
ATCACCATAAATGTTAGGAACAACCACAGAATCGGTAGAAACATGGCCAAAATAGCAAGGAACAGCTATCAATCTCTCTGGAACAATAACAAAAATCATAGAAACATGGTCAAAAACGGTTGAAACAGGCCTAAAAATGTTCGGAACAGGTGCTTTGGCAGCAAAATCAGGCCTTGTTCCTAACTTTTCAGGCCTTGTTCCTAACTTTTCAGGCCTTGTTCCTAACTTTTCAGGCCTTGTTCCTAACTTTTCAGGCCTTGTTCCTAACTTTTCAGGCCTTGTTCCTAACTT
This genomic interval carries:
- a CDS encoding Nitrite-sensitive transcriptional repressor NsrR gives rise to the protein MIAVPCYFGHVSTDSVVVPNIYGDVPNFFALNNPLLVTFASI